From the Butyrivibrio fibrisolvens genome, one window contains:
- a CDS encoding GGDEF domain-containing protein has translation MTIALSGGCLAAIMCLYSDYMLNGTIMPTLIPRLSLIIPLGLFLFFNNKISNYKLNIALNHTMCHFVLLSTIWAVYHLQDKTYFAAGAVTIHIIMWTLGFSSRIRDTILSYGIYFAEIFISNTFNHYDNMDIILALNIPCAFAVMFAQIILTLITFDHYLAIKQMEKENVTDELTQVGNRALLEEIVDNSSVKIQSPAALIMLDIDHFKNVNDTNGHIVGDNVLKYLADYVTKSVRKDDYVIRYGGEEFLVILNNCTINEGTKTINKIRKGISKDPKSPVPITISAGIAEYTGDYNKALKLADEALYEAKNSGRNKVVVHA, from the coding sequence ATGACTATAGCACTTAGCGGTGGATGTCTTGCAGCTATTATGTGCCTATATTCTGACTATATGCTTAATGGGACTATTATGCCAACACTAATTCCAAGGCTGTCTTTAATTATCCCACTTGGGCTTTTCTTATTTTTTAATAACAAGATAAGTAATTATAAGCTAAACATAGCGCTCAATCATACTATGTGTCATTTTGTGCTGCTCTCTACCATCTGGGCTGTGTATCATCTTCAGGACAAGACTTATTTTGCTGCAGGAGCGGTGACTATCCATATTATAATGTGGACGCTGGGATTTTCTTCTAGAATCAGAGACACGATCCTATCCTATGGTATTTATTTTGCAGAAATATTTATATCAAACACCTTCAATCACTATGACAATATGGATATTATTCTGGCCCTCAACATTCCGTGCGCTTTTGCTGTTATGTTTGCACAGATAATACTGACACTTATCACCTTCGATCACTATCTTGCAATTAAGCAGATGGAGAAAGAGAACGTAACAGACGAACTTACTCAGGTAGGCAACAGGGCTTTGCTTGAAGAAATCGTTGATAATAGCAGTGTTAAGATACAATCTCCTGCGGCCCTCATAATGCTTGATATTGACCATTTTAAGAACGTCAATGACACAAACGGCCATATAGTAGGTGATAATGTTCTTAAATATCTTGCGGACTATGTCACGAAATCTGTCAGAAAAGATGATTACGTTATCAGATACGGCGGAGAAGAATTTCTTGTTATTCTTAATAACTGCACAATTAATGAAGGAACTAAAACCATCAACAAGATCAGAAAAGGAATCAGCAAGGACCCTAAAAGTCCTGTTCCTATCACCATCTCAGCCGGCATTGCAGAATATACAGGCGATTACAACAAGGCTTTAAAACTGGCGGATGAGGCATTATATGAAGCTAAGAACAGCGGACGCAATAAAGTAGTGGTTCATGCATAA
- a CDS encoding TAXI family TRAP transporter solute-binding subunit, which produces MKKTRIFRMISTILMIVMCTCLCACGSSQRFMFGTGGTAGTYYAYGGVLAQYMKQYAGVRVTAVSTGGSKANIQSIQDGDFQLGFTQSDVMSYAWSGTRAFEADGATHDFRVLGCLYAETVQLITMDPDIKSVSDLKGKSISIGEAGSGVYFNALDVLEGAGITLDDIKPQYQSFEDSKESLKDGKIDAAFIVAGAPTTAITELATTNGVRLLGIDGGLRDSIIAKCPYYSAYTIPAGTYPGQDDDIETITVKATVIVSASLDDDTVYDLTAAIFDHIDDITLENAKGSELNIESATSVTDVPYHEGAARYYAEHGITVRTEETD; this is translated from the coding sequence ATGAAGAAAACACGCATTTTCAGGATGATAAGTACGATCCTGATGATCGTTATGTGCACATGTCTTTGTGCCTGCGGTAGTTCTCAGCGTTTCATGTTCGGAACCGGCGGAACTGCAGGAACATATTATGCATATGGCGGAGTTCTCGCACAGTATATGAAACAGTATGCAGGTGTTCGTGTTACTGCCGTATCAACCGGCGGTTCTAAAGCTAATATTCAAAGTATTCAGGATGGCGATTTCCAGCTGGGATTCACTCAGTCAGACGTAATGTCTTATGCATGGTCAGGAACCAGAGCATTTGAAGCAGACGGCGCAACCCACGATTTCAGAGTACTTGGATGTCTTTATGCAGAAACAGTCCAGCTTATCACAATGGATCCTGATATCAAATCCGTTTCAGATCTTAAAGGTAAGAGTATCTCTATAGGAGAAGCCGGATCCGGCGTATATTTTAATGCACTGGATGTCCTTGAAGGAGCCGGTATCACTCTTGATGATATAAAGCCTCAGTATCAATCTTTTGAAGATTCCAAAGAGTCCTTAAAAGATGGCAAAATAGATGCAGCATTTATCGTAGCAGGAGCTCCTACTACTGCTATAACTGAGCTTGCTACGACCAATGGAGTCAGACTCCTTGGAATTGACGGCGGTCTTCGAGACAGCATCATTGCAAAATGTCCTTATTACTCTGCTTATACCATTCCTGCCGGCACATATCCCGGTCAGGACGATGATATAGAGACTATCACGGTCAAGGCGACTGTTATCGTCTCCGCTTCTCTTGATGATGATACTGTTTATGATCTGACAGCAGCTATCTTCGATCACATTGACGATATCACTTTAGAGAATGCAAAAGGAAGCGAGCTTAATATAGAAAGTGCTACAAGCGTAACTGATGTTCCTTATCACGAAGGCGCAGCCAGATATTATGCTGAGCACGGTATCACAGTAAGAACGGAGGAGACAGATTGA
- a CDS encoding thiamine phosphate synthase — protein sequence MKNEQLTQPLICITNRKLCQEPFLNRIENVARSKPKAIILREKDLSESEYEKLAIMVEPICNMYGVPLIYHNHPELAIANNKGLHMPLSALEKVSGADRQKIKILGASCHSTEDAAKAIRLGCTYIIAGHIYDTDCKKGIPGRGTDFLKNLCEHVHIPVYAIGGITPSKMPEIISCGAAGGCMMSGYMQGEILK from the coding sequence ATGAAAAACGAACAATTGACGCAGCCTTTGATATGCATAACAAACAGAAAGCTCTGCCAGGAACCTTTTCTTAACAGGATAGAGAATGTAGCAAGGTCAAAGCCAAAGGCCATAATACTTAGGGAAAAAGATCTAAGTGAATCTGAATATGAAAAGCTTGCTATCATGGTAGAACCTATCTGCAATATGTATGGAGTTCCGCTTATCTATCACAATCATCCTGAGCTTGCCATAGCCAATAACAAAGGTCTTCATATGCCTTTAAGCGCTCTTGAAAAGGTCTCTGGAGCTGACAGACAAAAGATAAAGATCCTCGGAGCTTCCTGTCATAGCACGGAAGATGCAGCTAAAGCCATACGACTTGGCTGCACCTATATTATAGCAGGACACATATACGATACTGATTGCAAAAAAGGTATTCCGGGGCGGGGGACTGATTTTCTCAAGAATTTATGTGAACATGTTCATATACCAGTATATGCAATTGGCGGGATAACACCTTCTAAGATGCCTGAGATCATAAGCTGCGGCGCAGCAGGAGGCTGTATGATGAGCGGGTATATGCAAGGCGAGATCTTGAAATAA
- a CDS encoding GGDEF domain-containing protein, with translation MVDIFNKIKQLLLPKNKDEINDIIDLSNMSSVKTICIITAIVGVLSMLRYFILYYNNLYVNITTIATIAVILLSLIIAGLSELFLKGKIHGHNVSVCIVYLCIIVISAFCLYTSYTNYKLDRQILVLFIANISIISFILITPLYHVLLLIVENLFFYALLYCYDGAKDIVFINALLYLVVIVIVCIISYHRMIDSIIATYEARQLAEDFYIKSSIDQLTGLMNRYALESIKIKKGVTTHVAMTDIDLFKTFNDTFGHLKGDEVIKMAASNLFIVFRRKDCFRYGGDEFLIMTTKLSEDTFKSRLSTWAKRVYGTKVEGIDTPINVSYGVASGVINTKEDLMELIEKADNELYKIKSIKHNNT, from the coding sequence ATGGTGGATATATTCAATAAAATAAAGCAATTGCTACTTCCAAAGAACAAGGATGAAATCAACGACATAATCGATCTGAGCAATATGTCATCTGTTAAGACGATATGCATAATTACAGCTATTGTCGGAGTTCTTTCCATGCTCAGATATTTTATACTTTATTACAATAATCTATACGTTAATATAACAACAATCGCTACTATAGCTGTCATATTGCTAAGTCTTATCATAGCCGGGCTCTCAGAACTATTTCTAAAAGGCAAGATCCATGGACATAATGTGTCTGTATGTATTGTATATCTATGTATTATAGTAATATCTGCGTTCTGCTTATATACTTCATATACTAATTACAAGCTTGACAGGCAGATCCTGGTCTTATTTATAGCTAATATAAGTATAATATCTTTTATCCTTATCACACCTTTATACCATGTATTATTACTGATTGTTGAGAATCTGTTCTTCTACGCTCTTTTATATTGCTATGATGGAGCCAAGGATATAGTATTTATCAATGCTCTTCTATATCTGGTTGTAATTGTTATAGTATGTATCATCAGTTATCATCGAATGATCGATTCAATCATCGCGACCTATGAAGCCAGACAGCTTGCTGAGGATTTTTATATAAAGTCTTCTATAGACCAGCTAACAGGGCTTATGAACAGATATGCTCTGGAATCTATCAAGATCAAAAAAGGCGTAACTACGCATGTTGCTATGACAGATATAGACCTTTTTAAAACGTTCAATGATACTTTCGGGCATTTAAAAGGTGATGAAGTTATCAAAATGGCAGCATCTAATCTCTTCATAGTATTCAGGCGCAAAGACTGCTTCCGATATGGCGGCGATGAATTCCTTATCATGACTACAAAGCTTTCTGAAGATACTTTTAAAAGCAGGTTATCAACCTGGGCCAAAAGAGTCTATGGTACCAAGGTTGAAGGAATAGATACTCCAATAAATGTTAGCTATGGCGTTGCTTCAGGCGTTATCAATACTAAGGAAGATCTAATGGAACTTATTGAAAAAGCTGATAACGAACTATATAAGATAAAGTCAATAAAGCATAATAATACTTGA
- a CDS encoding sodium-dependent transporter: MEKKRSHFSGKIGFVLAAAGASVGLGNIWRFPYLAAKYGGGAFLLVYIILAFVFGYTMIVSETVIGRISKRSPIGAFQAFSDKKIYHFGGWINAIIPMLIVPYYSTIGGWVLNYLFQYITGNTEGVAQDSYFGSFISDGFQTELWFIVFSFCALLVVFLGVRNGIERVSKFMMPILVVLSLIIAIYSMTRPGAIEGIKYFLIPNFSNFSWMTVVAAMGQMFYSLSIAMGILITFGSYMKDDVHIEEATVNVEIFDTGIAIMAGLMIIPAVFAFSGGDATSLGAGPSLMFITLPKVFAGMGMTRLMGIIFFVLVFFAALTSAIALSESAISTFEDELNWSRHGATIFMALIMIVFGSLSSLGYGPLSGVTILGMQFLDFFDFLTNSVMMPIAAIFICLYIIRVIGFHAVEHEMTKEGGTFKRKAVYKFMIKYLCIAFLLIILISSILQVFGIIKI, translated from the coding sequence ATGGAAAAGAAAAGAAGTCATTTTTCAGGAAAAATAGGATTTGTCCTTGCGGCAGCAGGTGCCAGCGTAGGACTTGGTAATATATGGAGATTCCCATACCTTGCCGCTAAGTATGGTGGTGGAGCTTTCCTTCTTGTATACATCATACTTGCATTTGTATTTGGATACACAATGATCGTATCCGAAACTGTTATTGGACGTATTTCTAAAAGAAGTCCAATTGGCGCATTTCAGGCTTTTTCAGACAAGAAGATCTATCACTTCGGAGGCTGGATCAATGCCATAATACCGATGCTTATAGTACCTTACTACTCTACTATAGGCGGCTGGGTTCTTAATTATCTGTTTCAGTATATAACTGGCAATACAGAAGGCGTTGCCCAGGATTCATACTTTGGTTCTTTTATCTCAGATGGATTTCAGACTGAGCTTTGGTTTATCGTCTTTTCTTTTTGTGCACTTTTAGTAGTATTCCTTGGAGTGCGTAATGGAATCGAACGAGTGTCCAAATTTATGATGCCTATTCTTGTAGTATTATCTCTCATAATCGCAATATACTCTATGACAAGACCTGGCGCTATAGAAGGTATCAAGTACTTCCTTATACCAAACTTCTCAAACTTCTCATGGATGACAGTTGTAGCTGCTATGGGCCAGATGTTCTACTCTCTTTCTATCGCCATGGGTATCCTTATTACCTTCGGTTCATATATGAAAGATGATGTACATATAGAAGAAGCTACAGTCAATGTAGAGATATTCGATACAGGCATTGCTATAATGGCCGGTCTTATGATCATCCCTGCAGTATTTGCATTCTCAGGCGGAGATGCTACTTCGCTCGGAGCAGGACCTAGTCTTATGTTCATAACACTTCCCAAAGTATTTGCCGGAATGGGTATGACAAGACTTATGGGTATCATCTTCTTTGTACTTGTATTCTTTGCAGCTCTAACAAGTGCTATAGCTCTTTCAGAAAGTGCTATTTCTACATTCGAAGATGAGCTTAACTGGAGCCGTCATGGTGCTACAATCTTTATGGCACTTATCATGATAGTATTCGGATCACTTTCTTCACTTGGTTATGGACCTCTTTCAGGTGTAACTATACTTGGAATGCAGTTCCTTGACTTTTTTGATTTCCTTACAAACTCAGTCATGATGCCGATTGCAGCAATTTTCATATGTCTGTATATAATCAGGGTTATCGGCTTCCATGCTGTCGAGCATGAAATGACTAAAGAAGGTGGTACATTTAAACGTAAGGCTGTGTATAAATTCATGATCAAGTACCTTTGCATAGCATTTCTTTTGATCATTCTTATCAGCTCAATACTTCAGGTATTTGGAATCATAAAGATCTGA
- a CDS encoding aldo/keto reductase, giving the protein MKNVTLGRTGICVPQNGFGALPVQRVSIQEAARLLRKAYDGGMRFFDTARAYSDSEEKLGEAFGDGKVKRDEIIITTKTAAKTPEDFWKDLETSLKMLKTDYIDVYQFHLMGQCYKPGDGTGMYECMLEAKAKGLIKHIGGTAHKLGVAKELIESDLYETVQYPMSYLASDKEIELIHMCNEHNVGFIGMKGLAGGLITNSKAAMAFISQFEGAVPIWGIQRDNELDEWLSYMDETPSMDDEIKAFIESERVELMGDFCRGCGYCMPCTMGIQINQCNRMSLMLRRAPSDSWLSDYWQSEMAKIDTCVNCGACLPKCPYELNIPVLLKKNLEDYRLVLAGERKVK; this is encoded by the coding sequence ATGAAAAATGTTACTTTAGGACGCACAGGCATATGCGTTCCGCAAAATGGTTTTGGTGCACTTCCTGTACAGAGAGTTTCTATCCAGGAAGCTGCAAGACTTCTAAGAAAAGCTTATGATGGCGGCATGAGATTTTTTGATACTGCAAGAGCTTATAGTGATAGTGAGGAAAAGCTCGGAGAAGCTTTTGGCGATGGCAAGGTCAAAAGAGATGAGATCATAATCACTACAAAGACAGCTGCCAAGACGCCGGAAGATTTCTGGAAGGATCTTGAGACATCTCTTAAGATGTTAAAAACAGATTATATCGATGTATACCAATTTCATCTAATGGGACAGTGTTATAAGCCAGGTGATGGTACTGGCATGTATGAGTGCATGCTTGAAGCCAAGGCAAAAGGACTTATCAAACATATAGGCGGTACCGCTCATAAACTTGGAGTGGCCAAAGAACTGATAGAATCTGACCTGTACGAGACAGTTCAGTATCCTATGAGCTATCTGGCATCTGATAAGGAGATAGAGCTCATACATATGTGCAATGAGCATAATGTAGGTTTTATCGGTATGAAGGGTCTTGCAGGAGGACTTATTACTAATTCTAAAGCTGCCATGGCCTTTATATCACAGTTTGAAGGCGCTGTACCTATCTGGGGCATCCAGAGGGACAACGAGCTTGATGAATGGCTTTCATATATGGATGAAACACCTTCTATGGACGATGAGATCAAGGCTTTCATTGAAAGTGAGAGAGTAGAGCTCATGGGTGATTTCTGCAGAGGCTGCGGATACTGTATGCCTTGTACTATGGGAATTCAGATCAATCAGTGTAACAGAATGTCACTGATGCTAAGACGAGCCCCCAGCGATTCATGGCTTTCTGATTACTGGCAGAGCGAGATGGCCAAGATTGATACATGTGTTAACTGCGGCGCATGTCTTCCCAAATGTCCATATGAACTTAATATTCCTGTGCTTCTTAAAAAGAATCTGGAAGATTACAGACTGGTTCTGGCAGGAGAGCGCAAGGTAAAGTGA
- a CDS encoding AAA family ATPase — protein MAENLKFPVITIGREYCAYGRTIARILSERLDIPYFDKDFVKKTVIESGFSEDEVNSEGESISTLSLFLENFLNGTAAYNSYDDIFEAQKHVIVDLAKEPCIIVGRCADFVLKEAGIPSLDVFLYAETDFKLKRAAELHPGNDTAHLKKIMKKQDELRRIYYKHYTGHDSYDFSNYDLCLNTGIIGVEKCADIIEDIVRGTR, from the coding sequence ATGGCGGAAAATTTAAAATTCCCGGTAATTACAATTGGTAGAGAATACTGTGCATATGGACGTACTATAGCACGTATCCTTTCGGAGAGACTTGATATTCCTTATTTTGACAAGGATTTCGTTAAAAAGACCGTTATAGAAAGCGGCTTTTCAGAAGATGAAGTCAACTCGGAAGGAGAATCAATTTCTACTTTATCTCTTTTTTTAGAGAACTTCTTAAACGGAACTGCAGCTTACAACTCCTATGATGACATTTTTGAAGCTCAAAAGCATGTCATCGTAGACCTTGCCAAAGAGCCTTGCATCATTGTTGGTCGCTGTGCTGACTTTGTGCTTAAAGAGGCAGGTATACCGTCTCTTGACGTATTCCTTTATGCTGAGACAGACTTTAAATTAAAGCGCGCAGCAGAGCTTCATCCAGGCAATGACACAGCTCATCTTAAGAAGATAATGAAAAAACAGGATGAACTTCGCAGAATCTATTATAAGCACTATACAGGTCATGACAGCTACGATTTCTCTAATTATGATCTGTGCCTTAATACAGGAATCATCGGTGTAGAAAAATGTGCTGACATAATCGAAGACATCGTAAGAGGTACCAGATAA
- a CDS encoding TRAP transporter permease: protein MSSNNTKDIDKNINNTSASGLNDNSSSKASSSAEIDSVMRKYDRESNTRVWTGVPKIVVTVVLALFSLWCIYVTLFATFLEEIRLTSFMALIVLMGFLIYPHKKGLTRPNYIPIGDIIFMILGTASYLYFTFNANDIINQGTRFEWYQIIIGIVGIAALIEVTRRCVGMPILIVAALFVIYALTLGLTNPSFAGRIKYLVRNLFYTKGGILSTPVNVCSKYIVVFIIFGAFLERTGISSFFIQLANSIAGRFAGGPAKVAVISSALCGMVSGSSVGNTVTTGSVTIPMMKKTGYRNEFAAAVEAASSTGGQIMPPIMGAAAFLMADFIGVPYSDVIGKAVLPAILYFFGIFITVHLEAKRLRLTGIPKDQLPSFFKLIKKIYLLIPIIMLIVWVSGNYMTMQKAASLAIILSIIVGFINKDAKLTPGKILDALSSGGKSAITVGAACGVAGIISGAITMTGLANELINAIVSVAGDKLIIALVLTMLCCIVLGMGVPTTANYCIMAATTAPILIRMGVPIAAAHFFVFYFGIVADITPPVALAAYAGSAIAKSNPMKTAFTASRLAIAAFIVPYMFCLSPALLMIDTTAVEVALISITAIIGIFALASGLEGYCFTDMNKIIRILVVIGGLLLIYPGIVTDGIGFVLVIGSLAFQYLSSRTRKA, encoded by the coding sequence TTGAGCAGCAATAATACTAAAGATATAGATAAAAATATAAATAATACAAGCGCCTCCGGTTTAAATGATAATAGTTCATCCAAAGCCTCTTCAAGCGCAGAGATCGACTCTGTTATGAGAAAATACGACAGAGAGTCAAATACCAGAGTATGGACAGGTGTTCCTAAGATCGTAGTTACAGTTGTTCTGGCTCTTTTTTCACTCTGGTGTATCTATGTAACTCTGTTTGCAACATTTCTTGAAGAGATAAGGCTTACATCCTTCATGGCACTTATCGTCCTTATGGGATTCCTTATCTATCCTCATAAAAAGGGACTTACAAGACCCAATTATATTCCAATAGGTGATATCATATTCATGATCCTTGGAACAGCTTCATACCTTTACTTTACATTTAATGCAAATGATATTATCAATCAGGGTACAAGATTTGAATGGTATCAGATCATAATCGGTATAGTAGGTATTGCGGCTCTTATCGAAGTTACCAGAAGATGTGTAGGTATGCCTATTCTCATAGTAGCAGCATTATTTGTAATATATGCTCTTACACTGGGACTTACTAATCCCAGCTTTGCAGGCAGGATCAAATATCTTGTACGAAACCTCTTTTATACCAAAGGAGGAATCCTGTCAACACCGGTTAACGTATGTTCTAAATATATAGTAGTATTTATCATATTTGGCGCATTCCTTGAAAGAACCGGAATCTCAAGTTTTTTTATTCAGCTTGCAAACAGTATAGCAGGCCGCTTTGCAGGTGGACCTGCCAAGGTTGCAGTTATCTCTTCTGCTCTTTGCGGTATGGTATCAGGATCATCTGTAGGTAATACTGTTACAACAGGTTCTGTAACAATTCCTATGATGAAAAAAACAGGCTATCGCAATGAATTTGCTGCAGCTGTAGAAGCTGCCTCATCAACAGGTGGACAGATAATGCCTCCTATCATGGGCGCTGCAGCATTTCTTATGGCTGATTTTATAGGAGTTCCGTATTCAGATGTAATCGGTAAGGCAGTGCTTCCTGCTATCCTTTACTTCTTTGGAATATTTATTACGGTTCATCTTGAAGCTAAAAGGCTCAGACTCACCGGAATCCCCAAGGATCAGCTTCCAAGCTTTTTTAAACTCATTAAGAAGATATATCTTCTCATCCCCATCATAATGCTTATCGTATGGGTATCCGGCAATTATATGACTATGCAGAAAGCTGCTTCACTTGCGATCATCCTTTCTATCATAGTTGGTTTTATCAATAAAGACGCCAAGCTCACTCCAGGTAAGATTCTCGATGCTCTATCATCAGGCGGTAAGAGTGCTATCACAGTAGGCGCAGCCTGCGGCGTTGCAGGTATCATCTCCGGTGCTATTACTATGACAGGTCTTGCCAACGAGCTTATTAATGCAATCGTAAGCGTTGCAGGGGACAAACTCATCATAGCGCTTGTACTTACTATGCTGTGCTGTATCGTACTTGGAATGGGTGTTCCTACTACAGCCAATTATTGCATCATGGCTGCAACAACGGCTCCTATCCTCATCAGAATGGGCGTTCCGATTGCAGCAGCGCATTTCTTTGTATTTTACTTTGGTATAGTGGCAGATATCACTCCTCCTGTTGCCCTTGCAGCATATGCAGGTTCTGCTATCGCCAAGAGTAATCCTATGAAGACAGCATTTACAGCTTCAAGACTTGCTATAGCAGCTTTCATAGTTCCATATATGTTCTGTTTAAGCCCGGCTCTTTTAATGATAGATACTACCGCAGTAGAAGTCGCTCTAATAAGCATTACTGCTATCATCGGTATATTCGCCCTAGCATCAGGACTTGAAGGCTATTGTTTCACAGATATGAACAAGATCATCAGAATCCTTGTTGTTATAGGTGGTCTTCTTCTTATATATCCAGGTATAGTAACTGATGGAATCGGATTTGTACTTGTAATAGGATCTCTTGCTTTCCAGTATCTGTCATCAAGAACCAGGAAGGCATAA
- a CDS encoding IS110 family transposase yields the protein MISVGIDVSKGKSTVCILKPYGEIVCSPFEMQHVEKGLDGLDSILQKLDGEIRIVMEATGIYHLPVLTYLTEKGYFVSVVNPFVMRSFAKDNNFRGAKTDKLDSVMIANYGIEKWFKLQKYEGAEEVYAELKLLGRRYRYYMELHVKALQELTHILDYVMPGIKKKFNSWNESSNKDKLSDFVEKFWHYDVITSMGLEKFKDEYLLWAKEKKYHRSISKAEEVYELASGGIPTLSSSTPSTKMLVQEAVSVLRAIDSSLATILARMQVLAKSLPEYSTVREMGGVGDVLAPKLIAEIGDVRKLHSAKALIACAGIDPPPYESGQFVGTNRRMTKRGSSTLRKVGYEVMRVLKSHPAPKDAAVYNYIIKKENEGKCKNTLK from the coding sequence ATGATTAGTGTTGGAATTGATGTATCAAAAGGAAAAAGCACTGTCTGCATACTTAAGCCGTATGGAGAAATAGTGTGCAGTCCTTTTGAAATGCAACATGTTGAGAAGGGGCTAGACGGACTCGATAGTATTCTCCAGAAGTTAGATGGTGAAATACGTATAGTCATGGAAGCAACGGGCATCTATCACTTACCAGTATTGACTTATCTTACAGAGAAAGGCTATTTCGTATCTGTAGTAAATCCTTTTGTGATGAGGTCATTCGCAAAGGATAACAACTTTAGGGGTGCAAAAACTGACAAACTTGATTCGGTCATGATTGCTAATTATGGAATTGAAAAGTGGTTTAAACTCCAAAAGTATGAAGGTGCCGAAGAGGTATATGCTGAGCTGAAGCTGCTAGGGCGCAGATATAGGTACTATATGGAACTCCATGTTAAGGCTTTACAAGAATTAACTCATATCCTCGATTATGTCATGCCTGGAATCAAGAAAAAGTTTAATAGCTGGAACGAATCAAGCAACAAGGACAAGTTAAGCGATTTTGTGGAAAAGTTCTGGCATTATGATGTAATTACTTCCATGGGTCTTGAAAAGTTCAAAGATGAGTACCTTCTCTGGGCAAAAGAAAAGAAATATCACCGGAGCATATCCAAAGCTGAAGAAGTCTATGAATTAGCATCCGGTGGTATTCCTACACTATCTTCCAGTACCCCATCGACCAAAATGTTAGTACAGGAAGCAGTATCAGTATTAAGGGCTATAGATAGCTCCTTGGCTACTATATTAGCACGAATGCAGGTTCTTGCTAAGTCCTTACCAGAATACTCTACAGTTAGAGAAATGGGTGGTGTTGGAGATGTGCTAGCGCCAAAACTAATTGCAGAAATAGGAGATGTAAGAAAACTTCATAGTGCAAAAGCTCTCATTGCTTGTGCCGGTATAGATCCACCGCCTTACGAGTCAGGACAATTTGTGGGCACAAATCGAAGGATGACAAAGAGAGGATCATCAACTTTACGAAAAGTAGGATATGAAGTAATGAGGGTACTTAAGAGTCATCCGGCGCCCAAAGATGCTGCTGTATATAATTATATAATCAAGAAAGAAAATGAGGGAAAGTGCAAAAACACGCTAAAATAG